Sequence from the Theropithecus gelada isolate Dixy chromosome 20, Tgel_1.0, whole genome shotgun sequence genome:
TTTGATTTGGTCTCAGAACATGAGCCTGATGCAGCATAATGTGCTTTCCTCAACTCAATGGCCTTTGCCAATCTATTAACTCTGCTATGCAGGtgaactgcctgagctcaggagttcaagaccagcctgggcaacatggtgaaaccctgtctctattaaaatacaaaaaattagccaggtgtggtggttgacacttgtggtcccagctacttgggaagcttgaGGCCcgataattgcttgaactggggaggcagaggttgcagtgagctgagatcaggcaattgcactccagcctgagggacagagtgagactctgtctccaaaaaaataaaataaaataaatttttgtgaccgggcacggtggcttatgcctgtaatcccagcactttgggagactgagacgggcggatcacgaggtcaggagatcaagaccatcctggctaacatggtgaaaccccatctctactaaaaatacaaaaaaaaattagccaggcgtggtggcgggcgcctgtaagtcccagctacttgggaggctgagacaggagaatggcgtgaacccaggaggtagagcttgcagtgagccaagatcagccactgcactccagcctgagtgacagagcgagactccatctcaaaaaaaaaaaaatttgtttttcctaaCTCTTTTGTGTAACAAGCTGTTGTTCCCTATGATACtaaatttttaaggaatttttctaatgttacaaatatttaattttgtctttgtgAACAGTAAAGATCCTTTACTTTTTGATTGTTTCAAATGCTTTGAAATCATTCAGTTGATTGTACAAATCATGGACAAATGCTTAGTGTGAAAATTATGTTGGAAGTATATCtattggttttaaaaattcaacagtaaGGATCAGTAGCACAACACCAGAAAGATGGCGgagcaagagcaaagaaaaatcCCTTTGGTTCCACAAAATCTCCTGAAAAATAGGAAGACTTAAAGAAGGAGCAGTGGAAAGTGGAAAGGAAAAGGGTTCAGGTTTAAGCGATTGGAATCATTCCTACATGATTCCAGAAACGTGACAAGGTGTGTCTCAGATGACTAAAGTGAAACCTCGTGTCTTGGAATTGCCAGAAAAACATTCCTTGACCTTTGTTGTACGCATCAAAAGGATTAATGGCGTGAACTTACTGGTGCAGAGAACCACTGCAAGACTTCGcctaaagaaaatttttagtgGTGTCTTTGTAAAAGTCACCCCCCAGAACCTAAAAATGCTGCGTATAGTGGACACTTATGTGATCTGGGGATTTCCAAATCTGAAGTCTGTCTGGGAATTCATTCCGAAACGTGGACAAGCCAAGGTCAAGAATAAGACCCATCCCTCTGACAGACAACACAGTGATTGAGGAGCACCTGGGGAAGTTTGGTGTCATTTGCTTGGAAGACCTCATTCATGAAATTGCCTTCCCAGGGAAGCATTTCCAGGAGATCTCACGGTTCTTGTGCCCTTTCCACCACTCAGTGGCCCATCATGCTACCAAAAATACAGTGGGCTCCCTCAAGGAGATGGGCACACCTGGTTATTGGAGTGAACACATCAATCAGCTCATCTGCCAGCTGAACTAGACCCAGGTGCCAaactacagtaaaaaaaaaaaaaaattttttgagatggagttttgctcttgttgcccaggctagagtgcaatggcacgatctcggctcaccgcaacctccgcctcccaggtgcaagcaattctcctgcttcagtctcccgagtagctgggattacaggcatgcaccaccacgcccaactaattttgtatttttagtagagacggggtttctccatgttgaggctggtctcgaactcctgacctcaggtgatctgtccgcctcggcctcccaaagtgctgggattacaggtgttagccaccacgcctggccaaaactgCAGTAAATTTTTATCAATGAAGTGGAAgcatgtgtgttttttgttttgttttgtttgagattcTTTATCAAGTATCTTCAGAGATTATTTCCTGCTTTATCttcaaaaactggaaaggaagggTTAAAGAAAAGACAGTAGCTTATGTTCATGGCAAGTACCTCTCATCGCAGTCCAGTTCCAAGGAAAAATTCCAGCGTTTTCTACAGTGGCTGCCGCCTTGTCTGCTGAAGGAGTTCTGCTTTGTTGCATCTTCTCTCCTAGGGTTTAATGTTGGTAAATGAGTAACTCTGGCATTTGTACAAGGCTCCCTAAGACTCCTGGAGCAGTCAACCAAGTCCAGGGACATAATTGAATCTGCAGATTCCTGGGGACTTGTTTTGAAAAAGACTTGAAATACACATAGGAAGAAAGGcccaaaaataaatgttaacttgtcaaaaaaaaaaaaaaaaaaaaattcaacagtaaGCTTTCTTAGTTTTTCCTAAAAGGTGCATCATATCCAAACACTGTAAAGCTTAATTTTTAATGTTAGCACTAAGATTGGTGCAACTCAAGATTCATTATCCAAGCTGTGGCAGAAATGAAAAGTGATTCAGATAGTTTTcctaaatctgaaaatctgaaatgcaaTGCAAGAGGTAGCTTGCTTAATTCCTTTCACAGGAGGGATTAGGACTAGAGGAACTGCTTTAGGTAAAGTACATGCATTATCAGATTTGGGTGAATTGTACAGGAGAAAAGTCTTACAGATGCTTGACTGAAGAAGGCATTTCAGTACAGCCCATCTACCATTGCCCAGTGGAGGATTAATATATGAAGGAATCTTAGGCACGTAGCAAATTTGGTTGATGTTTCAAACAGTGCCCTCGCCTTGGTCCCCAGTGAACccacacaagaaagaaaaagcgaCAAGTGTAGAAAAGATTCAGAAACAAAAGTATGCTTTTTGTTTGGGTGGATTTCTACTGGGACGAACAGTAAAAACGCGAAGTATGGGCAAAACTTTGTTTCCCACTTGAGGGCACTTCAGACAGTCTATACAGCAGAGAATTCAGTCCACAGAAAGAATGTGGGGAGAGTTTCAGCAAGTATTTATGCACTAGAAAACCTCTAAGAGAAGAGTAACAGGGCAGCCTTCATTATACATAACAGGGAGGAGTAACCAGGAAATGCAGGAGTAAATGCTTCAGTGGCatgactcaacaaatatttggaaaatcctTTATGAACTCCAATCTTTTGTTACCAGTTGTCCATTTAGATAAAAGAGGCTGCTGGGCATTCTTCCACAGACTCACCTGGGACATTCAACGCTGTTCTTAGTAGTTCCAAAAGTTAACAGAAACCCTAGGAGTTTTAGTTTTGAGATTTAGTTTGATTCTAAGCCCTTCTGTTCTTTCCCTCAAGTTAAAAGATATctgaggttgggcatggtggctcatgcctgtaatcctagtactttgggaggccaaggcaggaggatcacttgagcttaggagttcaagatcaacctgggcaacatagcaagacctcatctctactaaaaataaaaaaataataacccaggcatggtggcacatgcctggagtcccagatactcaggaggctgaggtgggaggattgcttgagcctgggagattgaggctgtggtgagcccaacctgggcaacagagacccttgtctcaaaaataaaatgtatctgagGTTCTCAAGGTGAGCTCAAGGTTCCAGTCTGCTTAATGGCAGGGAGAACTCTAGGTCTGGGATGGTCCCAGCACTGTACTTAGACTAGTGCAGGGGAGAGGTCAGGAGACTAGACGGGGTCAAAGATACAGTTCTCGGATATAACCTTGAAGCCATGGTAAGGCTGCTATCTGAACGTGCTAAAAtaaagcttccttcttgtttccTGGAAATCACCTGCTGGTTTATGGACATATTTGTGAGAACTTTAGTACTAATGTTTAAGGCTAAACCTAGGATTATGTGTTtctcatatttcatttttaaagcaagCCTCAATAGATTTTAATATCATGATGTAAGTAATCTGTTCTCATATCATCTGGTATCATTTTAGTAATCCAGTCTCATCTCAAGCTACAGAAAACCCTTcttccactccccaccccacaaatTCGAAGGTTGTTATGAGACATCATGTTATGCGCAACAGCTGAGTACTGGCTAAGCTATGACTTTCCCCCTGGAGGATTCTCACTCCACAACTGGAACTGTcctgctcctgcctccctgcccaaGTTTCTCCCCAATTGTCTATCATCCCTTAGTCCAGGAAGACAAGACACCTTACTGTCTACACTGATCTGGGCAAATTTGCTTTTGCCCTGTATCTCATCTGTTTTCTGAGGCACAACTCGCTGAAGATACGACAGAGGTAGTTAACAAACCATTCTTTGAAATCTGCACTCATATGAGGGAGGCAATCCCTACCCCCTACCCCCCACCACAGCCCATTCAATAGAAATGCCTGTTTTGTGCATGAGGCAACGTGCCGGGAGACAAAGAATAAGGGAAGTGGGCCAGATAGGGAAGGAGGGTTGCCTTGTCCCCTTGAACTGACCTCCCGTAAGATTTGTCCCAGACAGCAATGTCTTTCTTCCCTATCATCTACAATCTTGGGAGCTCCTATGTGGTCCCATTAGTGTTGCATCAGCTCAGTTTAGCATCCATGGGAAGCCAGATCTCTTTTGAAGGTCAAAGGCTAGGtagaatgaaaatggaaaggtTCAGAGCTCCAGCAGAACAGTCACTCCCCCAACTGCCCTTTTCTAAGCTCTATTAAGATTGGCCaggttggctgggcgcggtggctcacgcctgtaatcccagcactttaggaagccgaggcgggcagatcacgaggtcaggagatggagaccatcctggctaacaaggtgaaaccccatctctactaaaaaaaaaaaatatagccaggcgtggtggcgggcacctgtagtcccagctactcgggagcctgaggcaggagaatggcgtgaacccaggaggtagagcttgcagagagccaagattgcaccactgcactccagcctgggcaacagagcaagactccgtctcaaaaaaaaaaaaaaaaaaaaaaaaaaaaaagataggccaGGTTATGCTACAGAAACACACACCACCAATGTCTCAGTGGTTTAATAGAACgaatgtttatttcttgttctcACAAAGTCCATTATCGGTCTGGAGACTCTCAGGAATAGCCGCCCTCCATGCAGTGGCTCAGTGTTCTGGACTGCTTTGATTTCACGGCTCCTCTCACTGTATGTGGTTCCATGATTAAGGCAGGAAAGGAGAGCACTGGTCttgtaccagaaaaaaaaagaagaaaaaaaaaaaagaaataaaagcttcaGCCAGAAGTGAGGCTTCTTCTGCTCACAACTCATTGACCAAAACTGTCTCATAACCTCATCTTAGTGCAAGGAGCAGGAAAGCAAAAACCATTCTTTTTACTGTTCACTACAAGTTCCATGAGGGGATGCAATTTTGTCTCTTGGCCACTCCTGTGTCCTCAGAGTATAGGACAGTCCCTGGCACATCATAGGCCTTCATTAAATTGaccagaatgaatgaatgtagtGCCAGAAAGAAAGCCACACATGATCTGGGAGAAGAAACAGAATCCTGGAGGTCTTAGGTTAAGAATGTGCTGGGTAAGAGCTATGCAGACCAGAGCTCCAGAGTTGGCTGTACTTAAGAAACAATAATTagtataggctgggcatggtggctcatgcatgtaatcccagcactttgggaggccgaggtgggcgtttgaggtcagcagttcaagaccagcctgctcaacatggtgaaaccccgtctctactaaaaatacaaaaaattagccaggcgtggtggtaggcgcctgtaatcccagctactctggaggctgaggcaggtgaatcacttgaatttgggaggcggaagatgcaatgagctgagatcacaccatcgcactccagcctgggcgacaagagcaaaactctgtctcaaaataaataaataaataaataaataaataagcagttTGGAAGAGGTCAGTTATTTAACCCCTTTCCTGATATACCTAAGAGCTCTAAAAGGAATGCACCTGAGTCACTGCTGTACCTAAATAAGCAAGTTGTAAGAAAATCCATTGGCTATACAGACTTTTGGCAATCCATCAAATTAACCACCTGAGGCTGCTGTTAAATGCTGTGCTGGAAAGAACAAAGACAGGTAGAGCTTACAGTGTAGGACAAAACAACATGGATGTGGATTTGCTCATCCTCGCCCAACACGCAGCACGAGTTCCCAAACCCTTTATTTAGGGAACCGTCTCCTCCTGACTAGATGTCCAGGTCTCCATGCCAAATGAGCCACAGGATCCTGTCTGCAGCACACACACTCCAACTCCCATACAAacattaagtcttttttttttgagacggagtctcactcggtcgcccaggctggagtgcagtggcgcgatctcagctcactgcaagctccgcctcccgggttcacgccattctcctgcctcagcctcctgagtagctgggactacaggcgaccgccaccacacccagctaattttttttatttttagtagagacggggtttcaccttgttagccaggatagtctcgatcttctgacctcgtgatccgcctgcctcggcctcccaaagtgctgggattacgggcgtgagccaccgtgcccggtcaagTCTCTTATTCTTAGtaacaaagaaaaaccaattaaaaagtaaataaacaaaattctgAGTTGATCTTAATTCCCACTAATTTTCTTTCAGGCCTTGGCCAAGTACGAATTTTTATACCTGCTTTATCCTACTGACATTGTAAGTCTAGTTTCTTTTATTGCAGAAAATTATTTACATCTTATATTCCATGGCTACAAATTCCAACCCGTTTACCCATGATTCCATTAgagatgttttctgttttccaaacatCACCAATGAGAGAGGCACAAGTTAGTGCATTAATAGTTCATCTGAAGATTCCCTAGTGGTGAAGTTAACATGATTTCATCACAGTAGAAAACTGTGATAACAGGATCCAAGAGCAGAAGTTGCCAAAAAGTTCAAGAAGGAACTCAAATGATGTTCAACTTTGCAAACCGTGTCcaatgataaaagaaagaaaatccaatttcattcttgGAACACTTTACATTGTAATTCATTTCTGCCTCATGAGACTATTGAAAGTAGTAAGCCTGCTACTGTGAAGAGAATGGTATGCAATTAAACATGCATgttattgcttttcattttggaaGACCACGCTGCAAATGTATCTATTGGATGTGTTCAAGAATGACTGGAGAGATCAATGCAAAACGAACAATGTTTACTTCTGTGACCACAGAAAACTACTGAGTGGCTGCAGACCAAGTCTTGATTATTTTCTGTGAAACATATGTTTATCCCCGCCATTTTCTGATGTAAAATTTTTCAaggtttgtgatttttgttttacacAAATTTTAGTGTCAAGCTCCATTTGGTGAATGTCTTCAGAATGAGGACACTGGACAAGCTTCTCGTCACAGGTGGAGTTTCTGGTGTCTAAGAAGGCTTGACCGCCTGCTGAAATTTCTCCTGCATATGCTGCAAGTATATGGCTGCTCACCTGTGTGGGTTCTCCGGTGTTTAATAAGGTGGGAGTTCTGACTGAATTTTTTTCCACATTCATGACATGTGAAGGGCTTTTCTCCTGTATGAGTTCTTTGGTGTGTATGTAGATTTGTATTTTGACTGAAGCTTTTCCCACACCACGAACATTTATATGGTTTTATTCCTTGGTGTGTTGTTAAGTGCTTATTAAGATCTGAACTCCACCTAAACCTCTTATCACACTGTTgacatttatagggtttctcttCAGTGTGAATTCTTTGGTGCTTAATCAGGTCAGAGCTAACTCTGAAGGTTTTCCCACATTCCTGACATTTAAAAGGCTTCTCTCTTGCACAATCCTTCTTGTGACGATCCATAAGTTTGAGCAGCTCTTGTTTCCAGgttgaaagtttctttcttttcttcactggAAAATCTTGGTGCCATTTCCCCACTCTGTGAAtatcaaaatgattttctttgcCTGCTGTTTTCTGGGGAACTTTTACTTTGGCCTTTTTTGATATGATGTCTGCTGATGCTTGTATTTCTAAGTCAGAAAGAGATACAGGCTGATGATTTTCAGTGTCATTTTTGAGCTTTAACCCTGTTGGAATAAACATAATCACCCATCTGTATCCCAGAACAAGAAAATcataggaataaaaagaaaaattcaatgattttaaaaaaaaggaacaaaatcttaaaatgttAAGCCCTTGCAAAAGTTCACATCAAGGCACATTTCTCCACTTCCCATGGTATATTTACCTGTAGATTTTCCGGCACTATCCTTAAACTCCCGGGACACTTGAACCCATGGCTCTTCCCCTTGCTCTAGACAGGAGATCACTTTAGGTTTGGGGAGCACAAACAATGCTGTCAAATGGACAAAATGAGGTCAAGGACTGGTAACTTAACAGTGAATTGGTCCACTAATCCCAGACTGTTTCAGGATGACCAAAGACATTTTACAATTTGTTACTCCAAATGGTTAAATGGATAGACTCCAAGATCCAGTATCATGTTTATACTGTGCTATACTGATAGGTAGCTATGCAAAGCAGAGACTAAGAAATAAACCTATGGTAGATCAATGAAAAGGATACAGGGAATGGGAATCCAGTATACATTCTCCCTCTTTTGCCATCAATACCCTATATCCAACCAAGGGGGAACCAAGCTCCAGAAGTTGCAGGGAATATAAGCTGGTCTTATTAACTCTTTAGAAGGACTCAGCCTGGATAAGACCAGGTATGGCGGAGCCAATGTGAAGGATGCTGACTTGAGTATCATAAGCACAAGTGATTACTATTATAATTACAGTTACTTTTTATTTAGCCTTTATTCTTTAGCCACAGGCCCTCAGCTAGGATAGATTTCTACCATTCCTATAGATTACTGGTTCATATGCAGGTACAAGAAACAGACCAAAATCACTTCGTGAAATTTCTCTAATTACAGATTGCTAGATATGAAActgtcactcattcattcaacaaacatgtactGAGTGGCTATGGTGTGTTAGGCACTGCTCGAGGGCTAAGGATATAGCAGTGAAGAAGACCCCTAATTTCATGGACTTTATATTATAGTATAGGGGTGGCacaatcaatcaataaacaaaataatgtcaGGGAGtgataaatgttttaaagaaaactaaatcatGGTAAACAGTATTTAAGATTCTGCTCCTGTGAAGCTATTTTAGATAAGGTCCTGTGGGACACCTCTTTGAGAAAGTAATACTTGAGCAGAAACCTAAAAGTGAGTTTTACCGCATGGCAGAAAAGTATGCAAGGcaaaggaaaagtagaaataagcCTGGCGAGTTCAAGTAACAGAAAGATGACCAGTGTGGCTAAAGAGGACTGAGTGCACAAGCACACCAGTAGCAGGACACATGTGCAAAGAAGTCCATAGTAACCTGACCAGGGAGGGTCCTGAGGCCTTGGTAAGAAGTTtagatttttctccaaatatgGTAAGAAGTAACCACAGCCTTCTGAAGCAAGGAAACGCAACCATCtgattatgttttcaaaaaatcaatcGGGGTTCTGTGTAGAAAACAGACTGTGGAAGGACAAGAGCGGAGGCAGGGGACCTGTTAGAAAGCTACTGACATTGACCTGCTTCAAGATGACACTGGCTAAGATCAGCATGCTGGCAGTGCAAGGAGCTGAAACATGGTTGCAGTCAGGATATGTCGAAGTAGAGTTAAGAAAACTTGCTAATGAATTAACAGTGGGGTATGATGGCAAGATCAGGGTAAAAGATGACAGtactagctgggcacggtggctcatgcctgtaatcccagcactttgggaggccaaggcaggcagatcacaaggtcaggagattgagaccatcctggttaacatggtgaaaccccgactctactaaaaaaatacaaaaaatattagttgggcatggtggcgggcgcctgtagtcccagctacttgggaggctgaggcaggagaatggtgtgaacccgggaggcagagcttgcagtgagctgagatcgcgccactgcactccagcctgggtgacagagcaagcctccgtctcaaaaaaaaaaaaaaagaagatgacagTACTTTGTTCGCCCTGAGCAACTGGATAATGGTGGTGCCCCTTACTCAGATGGGAAAAACATGATGGAGAAGatttggggaaagggaaggaagggatcaAGATCTCCACGTAGGATAAGGAATGAGCATGTACATTTGGAAAAAGCTCCTCAAGTGATCTGGATACACTACCTACACCCTCCCCTACACTGTCTAGTTGAGAATCAACCAGCTCCTGGAACAGTGAGACCCTCTCACAGGGGTTCATTCTCAGTAAGCTGGGAACAGATTACTCAACTTCTACACAAAAAGAAGGGAGAATCTTTACCTAGAGAGATGACAGTCTCATAGTTTTCCTGCATTACATCATTGTAGAGGGCCTTCTGAGTGTATTCCAGTAACTCCCATTCTTCCTGGGAAAAATATATGGCCACTTCTTCAAATGTCAACAAGTTCTAAAGAAGAGAATGGACTTCAGCTCCGAACTTGCCACTGCAGAAGCAGCCTAACTGGGTATGAACTGCATGGTAGGCCAGGCGCTAAAGAAATTAACAACAcgatttaaggggaaaaaaaaaaaaaaaagcagggcagaaggCAGAAAAACAGGAGCCAACGGGTCAGCAAACAGCCTACTAGGTACCCAGTTCCCTCTGGGCCAAGCCTAATTGTCCAGGGTAGAACCTCTGGGGCTAACATGCCTCAGGGCACATGCTGGGCAGTATGGGTCTTGGGCAGCAGGGAAAGGCAGACAAGGTCATGCTGAGGTAGCCCTACACTGCTGGAAAGCACAGCTCACCTGGGATTGAGGCAAGAGGAGCTCAGGTGCCACTGTCCAGTCTTTGGTGTTTGTCTGCTCAGGAAAGACTAAAATCTGTTGAGCAGGCAAAGCTGTGGGTGGAAAAGAGCCAGAGGGCATTTCTCTTGTTTCTATGAACATCC
This genomic interval carries:
- the ZNF75A gene encoding zinc finger protein 75A isoform X2, producing MQENYETVISLALFVLPKPKVISCLEQGEEPWVQVSREFKDSAGKSTGLKLKNDTENHQPVSLSDLEIQASADIISKKAKVKVPQKTAGKENHFDIHRVGKWHQDFPVKKRKKLSTWKQELLKLMDRHKKDCAREKPFKCQECGKTFRVSSDLIKHQRIHTEEKPYKCQQCDKRFRWSSDLNKHLTTHQGIKPYKCSWCGKSFSQNTNLHTHQRTHTGEKPFTCHECGKKFSQNSHLIKHRRTHTGEQPYTCSICRRNFSRRSSLLRHQKLHL